Proteins from a genomic interval of Methanoplanus endosymbiosus:
- a CDS encoding inorganic phosphate transporter — protein sequence MLITAWLTIILAFVFTFTNGFQDASSIAATFIASRSATPRKGILFVAFMSFSGALMGGSAVAFTLSGLLTINSGAETLNVLLITLISATFWNFLTWKYALPSSSTHALIGGLLGAGIAAAGTGSIFWGLHELLTPPHELTGLVKVILFFVISILIGLCASYIMRKTTSVILRNAKRSVNKNIVRANWLAVALMSFSNGSNDSQKQLGIIALVLLSAGITTEIEMPIWARALCAILLALGTLGGGWRIMNTLGHRIFKIKPIHSFDSQVSSGLSIALSTMAGAPISSTHIITSSVIGVGAAENRKKVNWSVGKDIIIAMVITIPITMIISGILYYMTFCIGGAALQ from the coding sequence ATGCTCATAACTGCCTGGCTGACAATTATTCTTGCATTTGTCTTTACATTCACAAACGGCTTTCAGGATGCAAGCTCAATAGCTGCCACATTTATAGCATCCCGGTCAGCAACGCCAAGAAAGGGCATACTGTTTGTAGCTTTCATGTCATTTTCAGGAGCACTGATGGGCGGCAGTGCAGTTGCTTTTACACTGTCAGGACTGCTCACCATAAATTCCGGTGCAGAAACCCTCAATGTACTTCTGATTACATTAATCAGTGCAACATTCTGGAATTTCCTGACCTGGAAATATGCCCTCCCCTCATCTTCAACCCACGCGCTGATAGGAGGACTTCTTGGTGCAGGCATTGCTGCGGCAGGCACAGGCAGCATATTCTGGGGTTTACATGAACTCCTGACTCCGCCTCATGAACTTACAGGGCTGGTAAAAGTCATATTATTCTTTGTAATATCAATACTCATCGGTCTTTGTGCAAGCTATATTATGCGAAAAACAACATCTGTAATTCTCCGGAATGCCAAACGGAGCGTTAATAAAAATATTGTAAGAGCAAACTGGCTTGCAGTAGCTCTGATGTCATTCTCAAACGGATCAAATGACAGCCAGAAACAGCTTGGAATAATTGCACTTGTTCTCCTCTCAGCCGGAATTACAACTGAAATCGAGATGCCAATCTGGGCAAGAGCCTTATGTGCGATACTGCTTGCACTTGGCACGCTTGGGGGCGGATGGAGAATTATGAACACACTCGGACACAGGATATTTAAGATAAAACCAATCCATTCCTTCGATTCACAGGTATCATCCGGACTTTCAATAGCCCTCTCAACAATGGCAGGCGCTCCCATATCATCAACACATATCATAACATCATCAGTGATTGGTGTCGGAGCCGCAGAAAACCGGAAAAAAGTAAACTGGAGTGTGGGGAAGGATATTATTATTGCTATGGTCATCACAATCCCGATAACAATGATAATTTCAGGCATTCTTTATTATATGACATTCTGTATCGGAGGTGCAGCACTACAATGA
- the hmgA gene encoding hydroxymethylglutaryl-CoA reductase (NADPH), protein MDENFRQHISGLKKGTIKLHALESLLTPDDALTVRRSFISEETGVSLEKAGSYSMDVSRACSKNCENMIGAVQIPLGVAGKLKVKGEYAEGEYYLPLATTEGALIASVNRGCKAITRAGGAEVRIFRDGMTRAPVFAAKSVPHANEIVCWIEENTGSLREIAESTTNHGKMKDILCFVVGTSVYVRIEFSTGDAMGMNMVTIASERIAGEVAEKTGAVLVALSGNMCTDKKPAAINAILGRGKTVSAGIFLSDDMIKEIFKTDAATLMEVNTRKNLVGSAKAGAIGFNAHAANVIAAIFLACGQDPAHVVEGANAMTTVDPSEGGVYVSVTLPSLQVGTVGGGTGLDTQRECLSMLGCAGGGETSGSNSSKFAEIIASAVLAGELSLLGALGAGHLARAHKQLGR, encoded by the coding sequence ATGGATGAGAATTTCAGGCAGCATATTTCCGGGCTGAAAAAAGGAACCATCAAACTGCACGCACTTGAGTCGCTTCTTACTCCTGATGATGCGCTTACTGTCAGGAGAAGTTTCATCAGCGAAGAGACCGGCGTTTCTCTTGAGAAGGCCGGCAGTTATTCGATGGATGTCAGCCGGGCATGCAGCAAGAACTGCGAGAATATGATAGGCGCAGTCCAGATCCCTCTTGGTGTGGCGGGGAAACTGAAGGTTAAGGGTGAGTATGCAGAAGGGGAATATTATCTGCCCCTTGCAACAACCGAAGGTGCACTTATTGCATCGGTGAACAGAGGCTGCAAGGCAATTACCAGGGCCGGAGGTGCTGAAGTCAGGATCTTCAGGGATGGCATGACCCGTGCGCCGGTATTTGCGGCGAAGTCAGTTCCCCATGCAAATGAGATCGTCTGCTGGATTGAGGAAAATACCGGCAGTCTGAGAGAGATTGCAGAGAGCACCACAAACCACGGCAAAATGAAGGATATTCTCTGTTTTGTTGTAGGGACAAGTGTCTATGTGAGGATTGAGTTCTCAACCGGAGATGCTATGGGCATGAATATGGTTACCATTGCAAGTGAGAGGATTGCCGGTGAGGTTGCAGAGAAGACAGGGGCTGTTCTGGTTGCACTTTCGGGTAATATGTGCACGGACAAGAAACCGGCGGCGATAAATGCCATACTTGGACGTGGCAAGACTGTGTCCGCCGGAATTTTCCTCTCTGATGATATGATTAAGGAGATTTTTAAGACCGATGCAGCAACTCTGATGGAGGTTAACACAAGAAAGAATCTTGTCGGTTCTGCAAAGGCTGGAGCAATCGGGTTCAATGCACATGCCGCGAATGTGATTGCAGCAATATTCCTTGCATGCGGGCAGGACCCTGCGCATGTAGTTGAGGGCGCGAATGCCATGACAACGGTTGACCCGTCAGAAGGCGGCGTTTATGTCTCTGTTACACTTCCTTCTCTTCAGGTTGGAACTGTCGGCGGGGGCACGGGGCTTGATACACAGCGTGAATGCCTCAGTATGCTGGGCTGTGCAGGTGGTGGTGAAACCTCAGGTTCAAACAGTTCAAAGTTTGCGGAGATTATCGCATCAGCAGTTTTAGCCGGTGAACTGTCACTGCTTGGCGCTCTTGGTGCGGGCCATCTCGCACGGGCGCATAAACAGCTTGGGAGATAA
- a CDS encoding mechanosensitive ion channel family protein: MASIGDLKLDQAMDIGKLTLSPENIIACFIALIAGYIIVRILSGRLEATIAKNTKMPKIMTNQLIKAIKLFLYLIVILIALGFIGVQSATIIISVMAFVSIILGFGLQDTVNNIASGVWIASSKAYDIDDEVVIAGESGVVKDMNVMSTEIKRLDNTRVLIPNGKIWNGSIVNVTRMPTRLIAVEYGVAYDTDIKDAMEAALTVCERHPKLHREPEPIVRFKEMADSAVILQLRVWIDTNDYYPVKSDLLNMLYDELNARNITIPFPQRDVHLYSKE, encoded by the coding sequence ATGGCATCAATTGGTGATTTAAAACTGGATCAGGCAATGGACATAGGGAAGCTAACCCTGAGCCCGGAGAACATCATTGCCTGTTTCATAGCACTTATAGCAGGATATATTATCGTAAGAATATTATCCGGGAGACTGGAAGCGACCATTGCCAAGAACACAAAAATGCCAAAGATAATGACGAATCAACTCATAAAGGCAATTAAATTATTCCTGTATCTGATTGTAATTCTCATTGCCCTGGGATTTATTGGTGTCCAGTCGGCAACGATTATTATCAGTGTCATGGCTTTTGTAAGCATTATACTTGGTTTCGGTCTTCAGGACACAGTGAACAATATCGCATCCGGTGTATGGATAGCCTCATCCAAAGCCTATGATATTGATGATGAGGTAGTAATAGCCGGAGAGTCAGGCGTTGTAAAGGATATGAACGTCATGTCAACCGAAATTAAAAGGCTTGACAACACAAGGGTTTTAATTCCGAATGGCAAAATCTGGAACGGCAGCATAGTCAATGTAACAAGAATGCCAACAAGATTAATAGCAGTCGAATACGGGGTTGCATATGATACAGACATAAAAGATGCCATGGAAGCAGCACTTACAGTCTGCGAGAGACACCCAAAACTTCACAGAGAACCAGAACCAATTGTCAGGTTTAAGGAGATGGCAGATTCAGCAGTAATCCTGCAGTTAAGGGTCTGGATCGATACCAATGACTACTATCCGGTGAAATCAGATTTATTAAACATGCTCTATGATGAACTCAATGCAAGGAATATTACTATACCATTCCCGCAGAGGGATGTTCATCTGTACAGCAAAGAGTGA
- a CDS encoding 4Fe-4S binding protein, with protein sequence MPADIFPKFIGFAYAFIVIILLAYLWNKKLITRKKTIPILILSTLLGFLVFAPIAPHNFQSLILKDTARLGGPLIIATIGMAAMLLMTLIFGRIFCGHICPVGTVQELASLAPTPKFGRKLKRETISFRAIVFVIIIAAAYFYSYAVVDLFGIYEFFHLTAGILLIVFILIIIASAFFYRPFCRLICPYGTLLAIFSAYSVLGIQRGSECIKCGKCEKVCPVDEAKIGDMGAECYMCGRCLEVCPKSGAIWYGRPEKKERK encoded by the coding sequence ATGCCGGCAGACATCTTTCCAAAATTTATAGGATTTGCATATGCTTTTATTGTAATAATTCTTCTCGCATATCTCTGGAACAAAAAACTGATTACCAGAAAAAAAACAATACCAATACTAATACTCTCGACATTACTGGGCTTTTTGGTTTTTGCCCCCATTGCACCGCATAATTTTCAGAGCCTTATCTTAAAGGATACTGCAAGGCTTGGCGGCCCGCTGATAATTGCAACCATTGGAATGGCCGCAATGCTTCTTATGACCCTGATATTCGGGAGAATATTCTGCGGGCATATCTGTCCGGTGGGAACAGTACAGGAGCTTGCATCCTTAGCGCCAACACCTAAATTCGGCAGGAAACTAAAAAGAGAGACGATATCATTTCGTGCAATAGTCTTTGTAATCATTATTGCGGCAGCGTACTTTTACTCCTATGCAGTGGTTGACCTCTTCGGGATATATGAGTTCTTCCACCTCACAGCAGGCATACTGTTAATCGTATTTATTCTGATAATTATTGCATCAGCATTCTTTTACAGGCCGTTCTGTCGCTTAATATGCCCGTACGGAACATTGCTTGCCATATTTTCTGCTTACAGCGTGCTTGGAATTCAGAGGGGCAGTGAATGTATAAAATGCGGAAAATGCGAGAAGGTCTGCCCTGTTGACGAAGCTAAAATAGGAGATATGGGGGCAGAATGCTATATGTGCGGCAGATGCCTTGAGGTCTGCCCAAAATCCGGCGCAATCTGGTACGGCCGTCCGGAGAAGAAGGAGAGGAAATAA
- a CDS encoding class I SAM-dependent methyltransferase, translated as MLPEILIHIDQLLVRKIQYYSGLMPVKCWGIKVNKTTGEETRQRLIAEGTLHPDFKPKKDDKYLYFPVKEKIPDSEIFEFEERSRKEELPRHELIGGIAVIHENNINDAELLLKSRPVIHTVLYSESAVTGEYRTKDYQVLAGENTTETDYTEYGLRFKIDLSKAYFSARLANERQRILNSMEEGEKVFDLFAGVGPFAVALSRKASVVIANDINPDAVRLMDENIRLNRIKNITPMLGDALHMPGIFPDGSFDRIIMNLPMNSVPFLKAAFKLCRKGGVIHFYSIQGEEGEMLETLRGFTTGNITENKVRSYAPNLHHAVYDIVFE; from the coding sequence ATGCTGCCTGAAATTCTCATCCATATTGATCAGTTATTGGTAAGGAAGATACAATATTATAGTGGTCTTATGCCGGTAAAATGCTGGGGAATAAAGGTAAATAAAACAACTGGAGAGGAGACGAGACAGCGACTTATTGCAGAGGGAACCCTCCATCCGGACTTTAAACCCAAAAAAGATGACAAATATCTCTACTTTCCGGTAAAGGAAAAAATACCGGATTCAGAGATATTTGAATTTGAGGAGAGGAGCAGGAAAGAGGAACTTCCAAGGCATGAACTAATAGGCGGAATTGCAGTCATTCATGAGAATAATATAAATGACGCAGAACTGCTTCTTAAATCAAGGCCGGTCATCCATACAGTACTCTATTCTGAATCTGCTGTAACCGGAGAATACAGAACAAAAGACTATCAGGTTCTTGCAGGTGAGAATACAACAGAAACGGACTATACAGAGTATGGTCTGAGATTTAAAATTGATCTCTCAAAGGCATACTTCTCGGCAAGGCTTGCCAATGAGAGGCAGAGAATCCTGAACAGTATGGAAGAAGGAGAGAAGGTATTTGATCTCTTTGCAGGTGTCGGCCCTTTTGCAGTTGCACTAAGCAGAAAGGCTTCAGTGGTAATTGCCAATGATATAAACCCGGATGCAGTACGGCTGATGGATGAGAATATCCGGCTCAACAGAATAAAAAATATTACACCCATGCTTGGCGATGCCCTGCATATGCCAGGTATATTTCCGGACGGCTCATTTGACAGAATTATAATGAACCTGCCTATGAACTCTGTACCATTCCTTAAAGCAGCATTTAAGCTCTGCAGAAAAGGCGGAGTTATACACTTCTATTCAATACAGGGTGAGGAAGGTGAAATGCTGGAGACTCTGAGGGGTTTCACCACCGGAAATATCACTGAAAATAAGGTTAGATCATATGCACCAAATCTTCACCATGCTGTGTATGACATAGTCTTTGAATGA